One Prolixibacteraceae bacterium DNA segment encodes these proteins:
- a CDS encoding DEAD/DEAH box helicase family protein — translation MATGTYEIHFEAHIEDYLVNQVKEYNVVSPKEYNKDLCVIPSEIIAFVKDTQPEKYKALQEQYGDNVDMQIVNNVARNLSKNKTLHVLHNKVKDRGQALNMVYFQPANNKTPEHEAWYKQNRFAIVRQLQYSKRNTNEIDIVLFINGIPVVTMELKNALTGQNHHNAIKQYIKDRNPKGEAFLDFKRCLVHFAVGTEKVFMTTQLKGDSTFFLPFNQGLENKNDNGFATSYLWEDVLRKDSLLDLIQNFISVQTDKDTYYDEKTKALKEKTSTKLLFPRFHQRRIVNRMLEAVRKDGVGGKYLGQHSAGSGKSNSITWLAYRLSGFYQNYTDDKAMFDSTIIVTDRRVLDKQIQENIRQLDDTPGVVAYIDERMTSQDLKQAIIDNKRIIVTTLQKFPVISDTIAKLPNKKYAVIIDEAHSSQSGDAAGHLRKSLSLEVAEELEAKNKDLDEIITDEIKSKGVQKNISFFAFTATPKPKTIELFGTVQANGKKEPFDIYSMEQAIKEGFILDVLKNYTSFKRYYKIVKRNVIPDKEYEKKKTVQLLGSYVDLQDHAIEKKARIMIEHFVAQTQNEIQGKARGMLVTRSRLHAVRFKRKFDDIMREMKLPYSALVAFSGTVRDDETGEDYTEANMNNLQGKTSIPEALKLPKFRLLIVANKYQTGFDEPLLHTMFVDKKLGGTSTVQTLSRLNRTTKGKDSTMVLDFVNEPEMVQEDFQKFYGKNYMEEEHQTDPNALYDVQSKINSYNLLYENEIDAFADIFFRKGDNFEKLQPILNEVCHRYEEELDEEQQTNFKSDAKSFINLYRFLRGIITFTDVELEKYYVFLTALIKKLPYIKSRMPLDVLGEVELHSYKIQHKYTSDLELVSGDGEMEGMTPGGGGHKPEEELDFLTNIIKVLNDTFGLDLTDDDRVDFEKMKDRIYSNDELMSFFNQNNTKDNIQEKFNEEIDGELLNFINTKLEFYNKLSEDRANTMFKRLWFNELYDTKVRGMAI, via the coding sequence ATGGCAACAGGAACTTATGAAATACATTTTGAAGCACATATCGAAGATTATCTTGTAAACCAGGTAAAGGAATATAATGTTGTTTCCCCAAAGGAATACAATAAAGACCTATGTGTTATCCCAAGTGAGATTATTGCTTTTGTTAAAGATACACAACCCGAGAAATACAAGGCTTTACAAGAGCAGTACGGAGACAATGTTGATATGCAAATTGTAAACAATGTTGCCCGTAATTTAAGCAAAAATAAAACGCTACATGTTCTGCATAACAAGGTAAAAGACCGTGGTCAGGCTTTGAATATGGTCTATTTTCAACCTGCGAACAATAAAACTCCGGAACATGAAGCTTGGTACAAACAGAACCGTTTTGCTATTGTTCGCCAGTTGCAATATTCAAAACGTAACACCAACGAAATTGATATTGTGCTTTTTATCAATGGTATTCCTGTGGTTACGATGGAGCTTAAAAATGCATTGACAGGACAAAACCACCACAATGCCATTAAACAATATATAAAAGATCGTAATCCTAAAGGAGAGGCTTTTCTCGATTTTAAACGCTGTTTGGTGCACTTTGCAGTGGGTACCGAAAAGGTCTTTATGACTACCCAGTTAAAAGGCGATTCCACTTTTTTCTTGCCTTTCAATCAGGGATTAGAAAATAAGAACGACAATGGCTTTGCCACTTCATATCTATGGGAAGATGTATTGCGTAAAGACTCTTTATTGGATTTAATACAAAATTTTATCAGCGTTCAAACTGATAAGGACACATACTACGATGAAAAGACAAAAGCCTTAAAGGAAAAAACATCAACAAAATTACTCTTCCCTCGTTTTCATCAGCGCAGAATTGTAAACCGCATGTTAGAAGCGGTTCGCAAAGATGGTGTGGGAGGTAAATATTTAGGACAACACTCTGCTGGTTCGGGTAAATCAAACAGTATTACATGGTTGGCTTATCGTTTATCGGGTTTTTATCAGAACTACACCGATGATAAAGCCATGTTCGATTCTACCATTATAGTTACCGACCGTAGGGTTTTAGACAAGCAGATTCAAGAAAACATACGTCAATTAGACGATACCCCTGGTGTTGTTGCTTACATTGACGAACGCATGACAAGTCAGGATTTAAAACAGGCAATTATTGATAACAAACGAATTATTGTAACCACACTGCAAAAGTTCCCTGTTATTTCCGATACCATTGCCAAACTGCCAAATAAAAAATATGCAGTAATTATCGATGAGGCACACAGCTCCCAATCGGGCGATGCAGCTGGTCACTTGCGCAAGTCTTTATCTCTGGAAGTTGCCGAAGAATTGGAAGCAAAAAACAAGGATTTAGATGAGATTATTACTGACGAGATAAAGAGCAAAGGCGTTCAAAAAAATATTTCATTTTTTGCCTTTACTGCTACACCAAAACCAAAAACCATTGAGCTATTTGGTACTGTTCAGGCAAATGGAAAGAAAGAACCTTTTGATATCTATTCCATGGAACAAGCCATCAAAGAAGGCTTTATCCTTGATGTATTAAAGAACTACACCTCTTTTAAGCGTTACTACAAAATTGTAAAGCGTAACGTTATTCCAGACAAGGAATACGAGAAAAAGAAAACCGTTCAGCTATTGGGTTCTTATGTCGATTTGCAAGACCATGCCATCGAAAAGAAAGCCCGAATAATGATTGAGCATTTTGTGGCACAAACGCAAAACGAAATTCAAGGCAAGGCTCGAGGCATGTTGGTTACTCGTTCTCGCCTACACGCAGTACGCTTTAAGCGCAAGTTTGATGATATTATGCGTGAAATGAAACTACCTTATAGCGCATTAGTAGCTTTCTCTGGTACGGTTCGCGATGATGAAACAGGCGAAGACTACACCGAGGCAAACATGAACAATCTGCAGGGTAAAACAAGCATACCCGAAGCTTTAAAACTGCCTAAATTTCGCCTACTTATTGTTGCCAACAAATACCAAACGGGGTTCGATGAACCACTGCTTCACACCATGTTTGTTGATAAAAAATTAGGTGGAACAAGTACTGTGCAAACCCTTAGTCGTTTGAATAGAACCACCAAGGGAAAAGATTCAACGATGGTTCTCGATTTTGTAAATGAACCTGAAATGGTTCAGGAAGATTTTCAAAAGTTCTATGGTAAAAACTACATGGAAGAAGAGCATCAGACAGATCCCAATGCTTTGTATGATGTTCAGAGCAAAATCAATTCCTATAATTTATTGTATGAAAACGAAATTGATGCTTTTGCCGATATTTTCTTCCGTAAAGGGGATAACTTCGAAAAGCTGCAACCTATTTTAAATGAGGTATGCCACCGATATGAGGAAGAATTGGACGAAGAACAGCAAACAAACTTTAAGAGCGATGCCAAATCTTTTATCAATCTATATCGTTTTTTGAGAGGTATAATTACCTTCACAGATGTAGAGTTAGAAAAATACTATGTTTTTCTAACCGCATTAATAAAGAAATTACCTTACATTAAATCACGCATGCCATTAGATGTATTGGGTGAAGTTGAACTACACAGTTATAAAATACAACACAAATACACTTCCGATCTAGAATTGGTCTCAGGGGATGGTGAAATGGAAGGTATGACTCCTGGCGGTGGAGGTCATAAACCAGAAGAAGAGTTAGACTTTTTGACCAACATCATTAAAGTTTTAAACGACACCTTTGGTTTAGATTTAACAGATGATGACCGTGTGGACTTTGAAAAGATGAAAGACAGAATCTATTCAAACGACGAGTTAATGAGTTTCTTCAATCAGAACAACACCAAGGACAATATTCAGGAAAAATTCAATGAGGAAATTGATGGTGAACTACTAAACTTTATCAACACTAAATTGGAGTTTTACAACAAACTATCCGAAGACCGTGCCAATACAATGTTTAAACGATTATGGTTTAATGAACTTTATGATACAAAAGTTAGGGGGATGGCTATATAA
- a CDS encoding DUF262 domain-containing HNH endonuclease family protein, translated as MNKQNFASLLEGKLFRIPDYQRGYAWEEKQLSDFVQDIDALVDEDIKSHYTGTIVTFQPPEKPTMQYGRTKTLNIVDVVDGQQRLTTSCLYLSVILKKLIDSGADEYNAEKINFLHNKRVTKLSLNNGSSDFFCDLVTKGYTNIEATSIHDERLKYAYAYFENHIEEQLKEKSGEYLDKLFDAITRKLSFTYYTIEEECEIGMTFELMNSRGKGLSTMELLKNYLLYWVSRNVLEDFDRTDLTSKINKSWKEIYTNLARCQGNEDQCLRIAWILYCSHIPKYWEGYEGFKSKWVIPIRDFSEKSLEETKEFIEMFIDGLSSVSKQYASILNIPSLEDTQESKWLRKIHNAGNIANFLPLIVSAKIGVDKKQIDDDQYVELLKNLELFSYRVFLWSGKRSNAGKSAFYRWAKELFHNEYSINDISSWVNGLIEWYSPHDIYLASVSIPFNWYSYRRLLKYTLFEYELWLLEKEGKNLKSKIQWRDLSDSTLEHILPQNPNIDSKWLQDWSNDDSQIYLHDISNIVLTFDNSHYSNFDFLRKKGSFGEGHCYANSDIRQERKISVYDNWDKESCENRRQQLVSWIKDRWNSQNLKMPVDVEMNEDDNED; from the coding sequence ATGAATAAACAAAACTTTGCTAGCTTACTTGAAGGAAAATTATTTAGAATCCCTGATTATCAAAGAGGGTATGCCTGGGAAGAAAAACAATTGTCTGATTTTGTACAAGACATAGATGCGTTAGTAGATGAAGATATCAAGAGTCATTACACTGGAACGATAGTTACATTTCAACCACCAGAAAAACCTACCATGCAATATGGTAGAACAAAAACGTTGAATATTGTAGACGTTGTAGATGGTCAACAAAGGCTTACGACTTCATGTTTATACCTATCTGTCATTCTTAAAAAATTGATTGATTCAGGAGCGGATGAATATAATGCTGAAAAGATTAATTTTCTTCATAATAAAAGAGTGACCAAACTGTCTTTAAATAATGGTTCTAGTGATTTCTTTTGTGACCTCGTTACAAAGGGATACACGAATATTGAAGCAACATCAATACACGATGAAAGGTTAAAGTATGCTTACGCTTATTTTGAGAACCACATTGAGGAACAATTGAAAGAAAAATCAGGTGAATACTTAGATAAATTGTTTGATGCAATAACCAGAAAGCTCTCTTTTACCTACTATACAATTGAAGAAGAGTGTGAAATAGGAATGACTTTTGAATTAATGAATTCGAGAGGTAAAGGACTCTCAACCATGGAACTGTTGAAGAATTATCTTTTATATTGGGTATCAAGAAATGTTCTGGAAGATTTTGATAGGACTGATTTAACAAGCAAGATTAATAAATCATGGAAAGAGATATATACTAACCTTGCGAGATGTCAAGGTAATGAAGACCAGTGTTTACGAATTGCATGGATACTTTATTGTTCACATATTCCAAAATATTGGGAGGGATATGAAGGATTTAAAAGTAAATGGGTTATTCCAATACGTGATTTCTCTGAAAAGAGTTTAGAAGAAACGAAGGAGTTCATTGAAATGTTTATTGATGGACTTTCTAGTGTCTCAAAGCAATATGCATCAATACTTAATATTCCATCCTTAGAAGACACACAAGAATCAAAATGGTTAAGAAAAATTCATAACGCAGGTAATATTGCCAACTTTCTTCCTCTTATTGTTTCAGCAAAAATAGGGGTTGATAAAAAGCAAATAGATGATGACCAATATGTCGAGCTTCTGAAGAACTTGGAATTGTTTTCGTATAGAGTGTTTTTGTGGTCTGGGAAAAGAAGTAATGCTGGGAAATCTGCATTTTACAGATGGGCAAAAGAACTATTCCATAACGAATATAGTATAAATGACATCTCTAGTTGGGTAAATGGTTTAATCGAATGGTACTCTCCTCATGACATCTATTTAGCATCAGTATCTATACCTTTTAATTGGTATTCATATCGTAGATTATTAAAATATACGTTATTTGAATATGAGCTTTGGTTACTCGAAAAGGAAGGGAAGAATTTAAAATCAAAAATTCAATGGAGGGATCTATCAGATTCAACACTAGAACATATTCTTCCACAAAATCCCAATATAGACTCTAAATGGTTGCAAGATTGGTCTAATGATGATAGTCAAATTTATTTACACGATATATCAAATATTGTATTGACGTTTGATAACTCACATTACTCAAATTTTGATTTTCTAAGGAAAAAAGGAAGTTTCGGAGAAGGTCACTGCTATGCAAACTCGGATATTAGGCAAGAGAGGAAAATCTCTGTTTACGACAACTGGGACAAGGAATCATGTGAAAATAGAAGACAGCAATTGGTGTCTTGGATTAAAGATAGATGGAATAGTCAGAATTTAAAGATGCCAGTAGATGTTGAAATGAATGAAGACGATAATGAAGATTAA
- a CDS encoding type I restriction-modification system subunit M encodes MSNDINNNNKVEVGFIWRITDDVLRDSFKKNEIGDVLLPFVVIRRLDCILEKVNQKVRDAYNNFHDKVAEDKLDPILRKAAGGLKFYNTSKHTLISLKDDPRNIEINFNNYLNGFNPDVRNILENFQFDRIVARLIKNKLLYEMIDAICKVNLNTDQIDNHGMGYVFEELIRISNEQSNETAGEHFTPRDVIALMNAIVFAPEKEELSKPGIIRTIYDPACGTGGMVNLAKKYIDQVLLADSTNKPTIKTYGQEINEQSFAIAKSEALITGEDANNIKHGNSFSEDQFVGKHFHYMMANPPYGVTWKKDQKFIQNEALNPAGRFYAGLPRTSDGQLLFLQHMISKMEREGSRIGVVTNGSPLFTGDAGSGESEIRKWIIENDWLECIVALPKDLFYNTGINTYIWFITNKKTAERKGKVQLINAAANIEKGTNGSKKVEYIFANPMKKSLGNKRNNMEEQFIANITDIYNNFEEGDYCKIYDNDHFGYYQLTIEQPQLDDKGKVVTNKKGEPKPDSKKRDKENVSLSADIEKYFEKEVKPHVPEAWIDFDKTRIGYEINFTKYFYQYKGLESSEKIKEDISGLEKEISVLLKDLLA; translated from the coding sequence ATGAGCAACGATATAAATAACAACAACAAAGTAGAAGTAGGATTCATCTGGAGAATTACAGATGATGTGTTGAGAGATTCCTTCAAAAAGAATGAGATTGGTGATGTGCTATTACCTTTTGTTGTTATCAGGCGTTTAGATTGCATTTTGGAAAAAGTAAATCAAAAGGTGCGAGATGCCTACAATAACTTTCACGATAAAGTTGCAGAAGATAAACTAGACCCAATCCTGCGTAAGGCGGCAGGTGGATTAAAATTCTACAACACTTCAAAGCATACACTAATATCGTTAAAAGACGACCCTCGCAACATTGAGATTAACTTCAATAATTATTTGAACGGATTTAATCCAGATGTAAGAAATATTCTCGAAAACTTCCAATTCGATAGAATAGTAGCTCGTTTAATTAAAAACAAGTTGCTTTACGAAATGATTGATGCCATCTGCAAGGTGAACCTGAACACCGACCAGATTGACAACCATGGAATGGGTTATGTTTTTGAGGAACTCATAAGAATATCAAATGAGCAAAGTAACGAAACAGCCGGGGAGCACTTTACTCCTCGTGATGTAATTGCTTTAATGAATGCCATTGTTTTTGCTCCTGAAAAAGAAGAATTAAGCAAACCTGGTATTATTCGTACAATATATGACCCTGCTTGTGGAACTGGGGGGATGGTAAATTTAGCAAAGAAATATATAGACCAAGTATTACTTGCAGATAGTACAAACAAACCAACCATTAAAACCTATGGTCAGGAAATAAACGAGCAATCTTTTGCAATTGCAAAATCTGAAGCTTTAATTACTGGAGAGGATGCCAACAACATCAAACACGGCAACTCTTTTTCTGAAGATCAGTTTGTTGGCAAGCACTTCCACTACATGATGGCGAACCCCCCTTACGGTGTTACCTGGAAGAAAGACCAAAAATTCATACAAAACGAAGCCTTAAATCCTGCAGGGCGTTTCTATGCCGGATTACCACGTACCAGCGATGGACAGTTGTTGTTTTTGCAACACATGATCTCTAAAATGGAACGCGAAGGCAGTCGTATTGGTGTTGTTACCAATGGCTCTCCGCTTTTTACAGGCGATGCAGGTAGTGGCGAAAGCGAAATCCGTAAATGGATTATCGAAAACGATTGGTTGGAGTGTATCGTTGCTTTGCCTAAAGACCTATTCTACAATACAGGCATTAACACCTACATCTGGTTCATTACCAATAAAAAGACTGCGGAGCGTAAAGGCAAAGTACAATTGATTAATGCAGCCGCCAACATTGAGAAAGGTACTAATGGCAGTAAAAAAGTAGAATACATTTTTGCCAACCCCATGAAAAAAAGTTTGGGTAACAAGCGTAATAACATGGAGGAGCAATTCATCGCCAATATTACGGACATCTATAATAATTTTGAAGAAGGCGACTACTGCAAAATATACGACAACGACCATTTTGGATACTACCAACTTACTATCGAGCAACCTCAGTTAGATGACAAGGGCAAGGTGGTAACCAACAAAAAAGGGGAACCAAAACCGGACAGCAAAAAACGCGACAAAGAAAATGTATCTTTAAGTGCCGACATTGAGAAATACTTTGAAAAGGAAGTGAAGCCGCATGTGCCCGAAGCTTGGATTGATTTTGATAAAACACGTATTGGTTATGAAATCAACTTTACCAAGTATTTCTATCAGTACAAAGGCTTAGAATCTTCTGAGAAAATAAAAGAAGATATTTCGGGGCTTGAAAAAGAAATTAGTGTTTTACTTAAAGACCTACTTGCTTAA
- a CDS encoding restriction endonuclease subunit S translates to MKKYDNYKESGIEWLGKIPENWKVVKIKHVLSNLNSRRIPLSSVERAEMKEHQYDYYGASGVIDKVDNYLFDEETILIGEDGANLLSRSKRLAFIASGKYWVNNHAHILKPIDGSIRYFAELLETIDYTPLIVGAAQPKLTQEALMNVEVIKPPMNEQYTIASYLDHKTIQIDTLIEKKEKLIEKLKLQRQAIINEAVTKGLNPDAPMKDSGIEWLGKIPEHWKLKKLKYFAKIHNGKDQKEVLIEEGGYPVLGTGGEFGRAKHFLYDKPSVLLGRKGTIDNPLFIEEPFWTVDTLFYTKISETVFPKFFYYLCKTIHFDYYQESSAVPSMTQDNLNNILLCWTSFEEQVEIAQYIDVKLKGIDSTIEKISLSIEKLKLYRQSIISEAVTGKIDVRDWKTTK, encoded by the coding sequence ATGAAGAAGTACGATAATTATAAGGAAAGTGGAATTGAGTGGCTGGGAAAAATTCCTGAAAACTGGAAAGTTGTTAAGATTAAGCATGTATTGTCCAATTTAAATAGTCGTAGGATTCCTTTGAGTTCCGTAGAAAGAGCTGAAATGAAGGAACATCAATACGATTATTATGGAGCATCAGGGGTTATAGATAAAGTTGATAATTATCTTTTTGATGAAGAAACAATTCTAATAGGAGAAGATGGTGCTAACTTACTTTCAAGGAGTAAACGACTAGCATTTATAGCATCAGGAAAATATTGGGTTAATAATCATGCTCATATTTTAAAACCTATTGATGGTAGTATTAGGTATTTTGCAGAGTTACTTGAGACAATAGATTATACTCCTTTAATTGTAGGTGCAGCACAACCTAAACTTACGCAAGAAGCACTAATGAATGTAGAGGTGATTAAGCCTCCAATGAATGAACAATATACCATAGCCTCATACCTAGATCATAAAACCATCCAAATAGACACTCTCATTGAGAAAAAGGAAAAGCTCATTGAAAAACTAAAACTGCAACGCCAGGCAATTATTAACGAGGCAGTAACGAAAGGTTTAAATCCTGATGCACCTATGAAAGATAGTGGCATTGAGTGGTTAGGTAAGATACCTGAGCATTGGAAATTGAAAAAACTAAAGTATTTTGCAAAAATACACAATGGTAAAGACCAGAAAGAAGTTTTGATTGAAGAAGGAGGTTATCCTGTTTTAGGAACAGGAGGAGAGTTTGGCAGGGCTAAACATTTTCTATACGATAAGCCATCTGTATTATTAGGTAGAAAAGGTACTATTGATAATCCTCTTTTTATTGAAGAGCCATTTTGGACTGTTGATACGCTATTCTATACGAAAATATCTGAAACGGTATTTCCTAAGTTCTTTTATTATCTATGCAAAACTATACATTTTGATTACTATCAGGAAAGCTCTGCTGTTCCAAGTATGACACAAGATAATTTGAATAATATATTGCTATGTTGGACTTCTTTCGAGGAGCAAGTAGAAATTGCTCAATACATAGATGTGAAGTTAAAAGGTATTGATAGTACGATTGAAAAAATATCACTTTCTATCGAAAAACTCAAACTCTATCGTCAATCCATCATTTCCGAAGCGGTAACAGGCAAAATTGATGTGCGTGATTGGAAAACAACAAAATGA